A single genomic interval of Zobellia nedashkovskayae harbors:
- a CDS encoding PDZ domain-containing protein: MQKLNRILFLVGFMALLFSCTQEEKPIEIYVSKAAENDKAGELSYKTVEEAILKASELKQDSPEAHVIINILPGTYYLTKPITIPASLSNLTIKGLGASEVTLKGAAPIHLDWRKYEDNIYVANVDQASGFDQFVVNGKPQILARYPNYDEAAQYWQGFAEDALSKERVASWKNPIGTYFHALHGGRWGGFHFRITGLDTDGNPIFDGGHQNNRASEPHKEFRMVENIFEELDSPGEWYLNAEEKKLYYWPLEGTDLNTAKLEVSVLKNLIQVTGTLENPVKNVTIEGLKFENSQRTFMDEYEPLLRSDWMIYRGGAVFFEGTENCMVTNNEFTNLGGNVILASKYNKNLQIKGNHIHDSGASAVSFIGDPSAVRSPSFNYKEFVPVTEMDTVSGPKNELYPRECLVEDNLIYRIGRIEKQTAGVQISMAMDITVRHNSIYDVPRAGINIGDGTWGGHILEYNDVFNTVLETSDHGSFNSWGRDRFWHPKRGVMDSLTDANPDMWKWDAVHTTIIRNNRFRCDHGWDIDLDDGSSNYHIYNNLLLNNGLKLREGFARVAENNIMVNNSLHPHVWFKNSQDVFRHNIVQKAYQDIRLDGWGKELDYNLFPNEVTLMKSRVYDRDFNSTYGDPLFKDPLHLDFSVTKNSPALKIGFKNFPMDKFGVQKPELKALAKTPEVPVLKNESNKETETTPIVTWLRNKLKNVSSKEEQSAYGLNTTEGIIILSVWTESPAVQNNGLKMGDVIVQANGEKVKDITDFFKVVLESKTQEKLDIIVVRNQSEHKLSIRTK; encoded by the coding sequence ATGCAAAAATTGAATAGAATACTATTTCTGGTCGGCTTTATGGCTCTTCTTTTTTCGTGTACTCAAGAAGAGAAACCCATAGAGATTTATGTTTCTAAAGCTGCAGAAAATGATAAGGCAGGTGAGCTCAGTTATAAGACCGTAGAAGAAGCAATTCTAAAAGCATCGGAATTAAAACAAGATAGTCCGGAAGCTCATGTAATTATCAATATCCTTCCAGGAACTTATTATTTGACTAAACCCATTACCATACCTGCCTCGTTGAGTAATTTGACCATCAAGGGTTTGGGTGCGTCGGAAGTTACTTTAAAAGGAGCTGCACCCATACATTTAGATTGGAGGAAATATGAAGACAACATTTATGTAGCCAATGTGGACCAAGCCTCAGGTTTTGACCAATTTGTGGTTAACGGCAAACCACAGATATTAGCCCGATACCCCAATTACGATGAAGCCGCGCAGTATTGGCAAGGCTTTGCCGAAGATGCTTTGTCCAAAGAACGTGTGGCATCATGGAAAAACCCGATTGGAACTTATTTTCACGCCTTACATGGCGGTAGATGGGGTGGTTTCCATTTTCGTATTACAGGTCTTGATACCGATGGGAATCCAATTTTTGATGGTGGTCATCAAAACAATAGGGCGTCCGAGCCGCATAAAGAATTTCGAATGGTGGAGAATATTTTTGAGGAACTAGATAGCCCAGGAGAATGGTACTTGAATGCGGAGGAAAAGAAGCTTTACTATTGGCCTTTGGAGGGTACGGATTTGAATACAGCTAAACTTGAGGTTTCTGTTTTGAAAAATCTAATTCAAGTTACGGGTACATTGGAGAATCCAGTAAAAAATGTAACTATAGAAGGGTTAAAATTTGAAAACTCCCAACGCACTTTTATGGACGAATACGAGCCTCTTTTAAGAAGCGATTGGATGATATACCGTGGTGGAGCCGTTTTTTTTGAAGGAACGGAGAATTGCATGGTGACCAATAACGAATTTACAAACCTTGGTGGCAATGTAATCTTGGCAAGTAAGTATAATAAAAACCTTCAAATCAAAGGAAATCATATTCATGATTCTGGTGCTAGTGCTGTTTCTTTTATAGGTGACCCTTCGGCAGTGAGGTCTCCATCTTTTAATTATAAAGAGTTCGTTCCGGTAACCGAAATGGATACCGTATCAGGTCCTAAAAACGAACTGTACCCAAGGGAATGCTTGGTAGAGGACAACTTAATTTACAGAATAGGTAGAATAGAAAAGCAAACTGCTGGCGTTCAAATTTCCATGGCTATGGATATTACCGTTCGGCATAATAGCATTTATGATGTGCCTAGGGCGGGTATCAATATTGGTGACGGAACGTGGGGCGGACATATTTTGGAATACAATGATGTGTTCAATACCGTATTGGAGACCAGTGATCATGGGTCTTTCAATTCATGGGGAAGAGATAGGTTCTGGCATCCCAAAAGAGGGGTAATGGATAGTTTAACTGATGCAAACCCCGATATGTGGAAATGGGATGCCGTGCATACTACCATCATCCGTAATAACCGTTTTCGTTGTGATCACGGTTGGGATATTGATTTAGACGATGGGTCTTCCAATTACCATATCTACAATAATTTGCTATTGAATAACGGCCTTAAATTAAGGGAAGGATTTGCTAGGGTCGCAGAAAATAACATTATGGTCAATAATTCACTGCACCCTCATGTATGGTTCAAAAATAGCCAAGATGTGTTTCGGCACAATATTGTACAAAAGGCATATCAAGATATAAGACTAGATGGTTGGGGAAAGGAATTGGACTATAATCTGTTTCCTAATGAAGTGACCCTGATGAAATCTAGAGTATATGACAGGGATTTTAACAGTACCTATGGGGATCCATTATTCAAGGACCCTTTACATCTTGACTTTTCCGTTACTAAAAACTCACCTGCTTTAAAAATAGGATTTAAAAATTTCCCTATGGACAAATTTGGCGTGCAAAAACCAGAATTGAAAGCTCTTGCTAAAACACCTGAAGTACCTGTGTTGAAGAACGAATCAAACAAGGAAACGGAAACTACACCAATTGTGACTTGGTTGCGAAATAAACTAAAAAATGTATCCTCAAAAGAAGAACAGTCGGCCTACGGTTTAAATACGACCGAAGGCATAATTATACTTAGTGTTTGGACAGAAAGCCCTGCCGTGCAGAACAACGGACTAAAAATGGGGGATGTAATAGTACAGGCCAACGGTGAAAAAGTTAAAGACATTACAGACTTTTTTAAAGTTGTTTTGGAATCTAAAACACAAGAGAAATTAGACATTATTGTAGTTAGAAATCAATCTGAACATAAATTATCTATTAGAACGAAGTAA
- a CDS encoding alpha-L-fucosidase: MKVIMKVVLFAFVAMLTLGKGLAQDKEVKKLSDDERMEWWRDAKFGMFIHWGVYSIPGGERNGKVCGGGAEWIMDKLDYTIEEYEKLPPVFDPVKFDADEWVAMAKDAGMKYIVITSKHHDGFGLWDSKVSDYDIMDSSPFKRDVIKELSDACKKQDIVFCFYHSIVDWHHPQAQGNLFPNYNAGQKDQTVVNPEFPEYFKDYLKPQVKELLTNYGDIGVVWFDGDWIADYTTEMGKEMYDFIREIQPNTIINNRVDKGRMGMEGMDREGNFAGDFGTPEQEIPATGIDSDWESCMTMNGSWGYKPSDDNWKSSEKLIQNLVDIVSKGGNFLLNIGPDGLGQFPPESVERLKAMGDWTEVNGEAIYGSSASPYDRPEWGRYTIKDDILYAHVFDWPEDGNLVINSDIKLQRATLLADGTKLKAGLTDKGLTIQLPKIALDAAATVIKMTLLSKDDWANFGKYKAANEQLKAPAKKENRVVFMGNSITEGWGKNNPEFFEKNPSYINRGISGQVTQQMLLRFSPDVIDLNPKAVVILAGTNDLAGNRGPISMDQIAKNIFSMAQLAKANGIKVVLASALPANSYSWSPSISPADQIVELNKKIKAYADKNNIVYLDYYTPMVDAQKGLKSEYGRDSVHPNLDGYNVMAPLVKEAIAKAMKKK, from the coding sequence ATGAAAGTAATAATGAAAGTGGTATTGTTCGCATTTGTTGCGATGTTGACTTTGGGCAAAGGATTAGCTCAAGATAAAGAAGTGAAAAAACTGTCGGATGATGAACGTATGGAATGGTGGCGTGATGCCAAATTTGGAATGTTCATACACTGGGGTGTGTATTCTATTCCGGGTGGTGAAAGAAACGGAAAAGTTTGCGGTGGTGGCGCCGAATGGATCATGGACAAATTGGATTACACTATTGAAGAATATGAAAAATTACCTCCCGTATTTGATCCGGTAAAGTTTGATGCTGATGAGTGGGTAGCGATGGCCAAAGATGCCGGGATGAAGTATATCGTAATCACATCAAAACACCATGATGGTTTTGGTCTGTGGGATTCTAAAGTATCTGATTACGATATTATGGATTCGTCTCCTTTTAAAAGAGACGTCATTAAAGAATTATCGGATGCATGTAAAAAACAAGATATTGTTTTCTGTTTTTATCATTCGATCGTAGATTGGCACCATCCTCAGGCACAGGGCAATTTATTCCCTAATTACAATGCAGGTCAAAAAGACCAAACCGTTGTAAATCCTGAATTTCCAGAATACTTTAAAGATTATCTAAAACCACAGGTTAAAGAGCTATTGACCAATTATGGTGATATAGGAGTAGTTTGGTTTGATGGAGATTGGATTGCGGATTACACCACCGAAATGGGTAAGGAAATGTATGATTTTATCCGAGAAATTCAACCCAATACCATCATCAATAATAGAGTAGATAAGGGCCGTATGGGAATGGAAGGTATGGACCGAGAAGGGAACTTTGCGGGTGATTTTGGTACTCCAGAACAAGAAATACCAGCTACGGGAATTGATTCTGATTGGGAGTCTTGTATGACTATGAACGGGTCTTGGGGTTACAAACCATCTGATGATAACTGGAAGAGCAGTGAAAAGCTAATTCAAAATTTGGTTGATATCGTATCCAAAGGAGGTAATTTCCTTTTAAATATAGGTCCTGACGGTCTTGGTCAGTTTCCACCGGAGAGCGTAGAGCGATTAAAAGCTATGGGAGACTGGACGGAGGTAAACGGTGAAGCCATTTATGGAAGTAGTGCTAGTCCTTATGATAGACCTGAATGGGGCCGTTATACAATTAAGGATGATATTCTTTATGCTCATGTTTTTGATTGGCCAGAAGATGGCAACCTAGTTATTAATAGCGACATTAAATTACAGAGAGCCACTTTATTGGCAGACGGAACTAAATTAAAAGCAGGACTTACCGATAAAGGTTTAACCATTCAGTTGCCAAAAATAGCACTTGACGCTGCCGCTACCGTCATTAAAATGACTTTGCTGTCTAAGGATGATTGGGCAAATTTTGGAAAATATAAAGCTGCAAACGAGCAGTTGAAAGCACCTGCTAAAAAAGAGAACCGTGTTGTTTTTATGGGGAATTCTATTACTGAAGGCTGGGGCAAAAATAATCCTGAGTTTTTTGAAAAAAATCCATCATACATCAATAGGGGAATAAGCGGCCAGGTAACACAACAAATGTTGTTGCGTTTTAGTCCAGATGTTATTGATTTGAACCCTAAGGCTGTTGTTATATTGGCAGGAACTAATGATCTTGCAGGTAACCGTGGTCCCATCAGTATGGACCAGATTGCGAAGAATATATTCTCAATGGCTCAGTTAGCCAAAGCGAATGGTATTAAAGTGGTTCTGGCATCGGCATTACCAGCTAATAGTTACTCTTGGAGTCCGTCTATTTCACCTGCTGATCAGATAGTTGAACTGAACAAAAAAATTAAGGCATATGCGGATAAAAACAATATAGTCTACCTAGATTATTATACGCCGATGGTAGATGCACAGAAAGGCTTAAAAAGCGAGTATGGTAGAGATAGTGTGCATCCAAACCTTGATGGATATAATGTTATGGCCCCACTCGTGAAGGAAGCTATTGCCAAAGCAATGAAGAAGAAATAG
- a CDS encoding heparinase II/III family protein — translation MMKKILQFMCCFTMMVVLNQDVLGQTSSGHLDISTYLELADSDIIYPSSEQIEMLKKVMPKEAFQPAPKISDRAYWDAIANSELGQDYLVKANELLDKKPEVPITDSIYRLANKDGNRGIYKPRYYRTMDHLEHFILGECLENYGRFLPQIISYSNAIMDMKSWLHPNHDDNDNGVLEGRRMTIDLGARKFGSVLALAESLLEDKLSVDLKNRINENLQNRIIDTYLKSTQFLDENNKWIKSTSNWNSVCTSGTVLTTITSSENYKERLATVGSALNSMVFYLSGFGDDGYCSEGLGYWGYGFGHYLYLAQILHDYTDGQIDLFAFNNADKMKNVGNFPEGFEIQNKVCSPFSDGVSSISSKGSNFANVLSAKHYGAIPPTEIRMEEAAEQLIAWQNTDMFQVAETATTSELPNHTFFNEFGMVISRGKQEAPFSIAVKAGHNAENHNHSDVGTYTLVLDDEIMTGDIGAPSYRAGSFSPDNKARSSWGHPVPIINNTLQFNGIEFNGIIIETEFKEDKDKVIMNIMPAYELPMLQTLTRTMVNDKSGLGSITIEDQFIATEPVSFGSAIMTLNTYEIIDDTTVILTSKNHKVKAEIKSEGFEISINDVVVPVAHLREGGPAYRIGIDAKTQVEEGKLTITYTPL, via the coding sequence ATGATGAAAAAAATACTTCAATTTATGTGTTGCTTTACAATGATGGTTGTTCTCAATCAAGATGTTTTAGGGCAAACTTCTTCTGGGCATTTAGATATTTCCACTTACCTAGAACTGGCAGATAGTGATATCATCTATCCGTCTTCTGAACAAATAGAAATGCTTAAAAAGGTAATGCCTAAAGAAGCTTTTCAACCAGCGCCAAAAATATCGGATAGAGCTTATTGGGATGCGATTGCAAACTCTGAATTAGGTCAAGACTACTTAGTAAAAGCGAATGAATTACTGGACAAAAAACCTGAAGTGCCTATAACTGATAGTATTTACCGTTTGGCCAATAAAGATGGAAACAGGGGAATTTATAAACCAAGGTATTATAGAACTATGGACCATCTTGAACATTTTATTTTAGGCGAATGTCTAGAGAATTATGGTCGGTTTTTACCCCAAATCATCAGCTACAGTAATGCCATTATGGATATGAAATCATGGTTACATCCCAATCATGATGATAATGATAACGGAGTGTTGGAAGGGAGACGTATGACCATTGATTTGGGAGCGCGGAAATTTGGGTCGGTATTGGCCTTGGCCGAATCACTTTTAGAAGATAAACTCTCAGTAGATTTAAAGAATAGAATCAATGAGAACCTTCAAAACCGAATTATTGACACCTATCTGAAAAGCACTCAGTTTTTAGACGAGAACAACAAATGGATTAAAAGCACAAGCAATTGGAATTCCGTGTGTACCAGTGGTACAGTTTTAACCACTATAACGAGTTCTGAAAATTATAAGGAACGATTAGCAACGGTAGGTTCGGCATTAAATAGCATGGTTTTTTATTTAAGTGGATTTGGTGATGATGGTTATTGCTCTGAAGGTTTGGGATATTGGGGCTATGGTTTTGGGCACTACTTGTATTTAGCTCAAATACTGCATGATTATACAGATGGTCAAATTGATTTATTTGCTTTTAATAATGCAGATAAAATGAAAAATGTAGGCAATTTTCCTGAAGGTTTTGAAATTCAGAACAAGGTCTGTTCTCCTTTTTCAGATGGGGTCTCGTCTATTTCAAGCAAGGGAAGCAATTTTGCCAATGTACTATCGGCAAAACATTATGGAGCTATTCCTCCCACAGAAATCAGAATGGAAGAAGCCGCCGAACAACTAATAGCTTGGCAAAATACAGATATGTTTCAAGTAGCGGAAACGGCAACTACATCAGAATTGCCTAATCATACTTTTTTCAATGAATTCGGAATGGTGATTTCAAGAGGTAAACAAGAAGCTCCATTTTCTATTGCGGTAAAAGCAGGGCACAATGCAGAAAATCATAATCATAGTGATGTGGGCACGTACACCTTGGTGCTAGATGATGAGATTATGACAGGAGATATTGGCGCACCTTCCTACAGAGCAGGTTCATTTTCGCCGGATAATAAAGCAAGAAGTTCTTGGGGGCATCCTGTTCCAATAATAAATAACACTTTACAATTTAATGGAATAGAATTTAATGGTATCATCATTGAAACTGAATTTAAAGAAGATAAAGACAAGGTAATTATGAATATTATGCCAGCTTATGAACTACCTATGTTACAGACTTTGACAAGAACTATGGTTAATGATAAATCTGGTTTGGGTAGTATAACAATTGAAGATCAGTTTATAGCAACGGAACCAGTTAGTTTCGGTTCTGCAATAATGACATTGAATACTTATGAAATCATAGATGATACTACGGTTATTCTAACATCTAAAAATCACAAAGTAAAAGCTGAAATTAAGAGTGAAGGTTTTGAAATTAGTATAAATGACGTGGTTGTTCCTGTAGCGCATTTAAGAGAAGGCGGACCTGCCTACAGAATAGGAATTGATGCTAAAACACAAGTTGAAGAAGGGAAATTAACTATTACCTATACACCATTATAG
- a CDS encoding putative glycoside hydrolase: MKNKIRFQAKSIKALCTIYSLFLVCLHSSGQEQSSLFISDGSDFKAQSYFPKFSWETTPMYYHFGDIDRVLEPEEVKFISDRTDFICMEKSHAYNLLGDQVLGTKHEVEAFHEVKPEIKVLFYYNSYVAWPFPRFNKEFTPDGIAKNEELTKFLARDPKTGKLLEKTRGPAFSYYFDAMNPEFREWWVQSAVEGIKISGADGIFIDRMNVDVNANYPVDDLTALAEAKGKMMAALREQMGPDKILVGNNAATTKEVFPYCDAFMFEHYNASVTNKENLLKEWGVMERVAKAGKISIYRFGAKGKGKNDITTGATKTDGIEKRSHDQLEFHQACYLIGAQPYSYFQWNWGWNLEDGNLVDYPSLQKPLGKPKGAFKRVNPEGWEFTREFEHASVWVDTEARKAKITWH, encoded by the coding sequence ATGAAAAATAAAATAAGATTTCAGGCCAAGTCAATCAAAGCATTATGTACAATATATAGTCTATTTCTGGTTTGCTTGCATTCCAGCGGTCAGGAACAATCATCATTATTTATAAGTGATGGTTCTGATTTTAAAGCGCAGTCCTATTTTCCAAAATTTAGCTGGGAAACGACCCCAATGTATTATCATTTTGGTGATATTGACCGTGTTTTAGAACCTGAAGAAGTCAAGTTTATTTCAGATAGAACCGATTTTATCTGTATGGAGAAATCACATGCATACAATCTGCTTGGTGACCAGGTATTGGGTACAAAGCATGAGGTGGAAGCATTTCATGAAGTAAAGCCTGAAATCAAAGTGTTGTTCTACTACAATTCGTATGTGGCATGGCCCTTTCCACGATTTAATAAAGAATTCACACCAGATGGCATTGCGAAAAACGAAGAATTGACCAAATTTTTGGCACGTGATCCTAAAACTGGAAAACTCTTGGAAAAAACAAGAGGACCGGCATTTTCATACTATTTTGATGCTATGAATCCAGAATTTCGTGAATGGTGGGTGCAATCGGCTGTTGAAGGTATTAAAATTTCAGGTGCAGACGGTATTTTCATTGATCGTATGAATGTGGACGTGAATGCAAATTATCCGGTGGATGATTTAACTGCATTAGCTGAAGCCAAAGGTAAAATGATGGCAGCTCTTAGAGAACAAATGGGACCGGATAAAATATTGGTAGGTAACAATGCGGCCACTACAAAAGAGGTTTTTCCATATTGTGATGCCTTTATGTTTGAGCATTATAATGCCTCTGTTACGAATAAAGAAAATCTACTGAAAGAATGGGGCGTTATGGAACGCGTTGCCAAGGCTGGGAAAATTTCAATTTATCGTTTTGGAGCCAAAGGAAAAGGGAAAAATGACATCACAACAGGAGCGACAAAAACCGATGGAATAGAGAAAAGGTCTCATGATCAATTAGAATTTCATCAAGCCTGTTACCTTATCGGCGCTCAACCTTATTCTTATTTTCAGTGGAATTGGGGTTGGAACCTGGAAGATGGTAATCTGGTAGATTATCCTTCATTACAAAAACCATTAGGAAAACCCAAAGGGGCTTTTAAACGTGTAAACCCGGAAGGGTGGGAATTTACCCGTGAATTTGAACATGCAAGTGTATGGGTAGATACTGAGGCAAGGAAGGCAAAAATAACCTGGCATTAA
- a CDS encoding sulfatase family protein: MNLRFISFIVLLISVISTEAQDGKEPSQPNIVVFLCDDLGYGDLSSYGHRTIKTPNIDKLAETGIKMTDFYSAAPVCSPSRVGLLTGRSPNKAGIYDFIPGPKKSEDLRHLVHLQKGEETIPERLKTVGYSTALAGKWHCSSLFNNPAQPQPDYFGFDYWFATHNNASPSHENPKNFVRNGENVGPIEGFSCQIVVDEAMSWLDKREDDNPFYLQVTFHEPHEPIASPKDLVAEYLPYANNEAEAQFFANVANVDKAVGRLLKYLDENGKDNTLVIFTSDNGPETLARYPGAKRTFGRTGGLKGRKLWTTEAGFRVPGIVKWIGKDTYNGTTDAVVSTLDILPTLCELTGAKLPDNKIDGESFVSLINEGKFTRKKPLIWGFYNALNEHQVAMRHGDYKILARLKKDGEYLPNMNNIYKGNEELIKSSELADFELYNLKVDNKESSNLVVDNPMVFNKMKALLKTEYKALLEESHIWDSTE, from the coding sequence ATGAACCTTCGTTTTATTTCTTTTATAGTATTGCTAATTTCCGTGATATCTACTGAAGCACAGGATGGGAAAGAACCTTCTCAGCCTAATATTGTAGTTTTCTTATGTGATGATTTGGGATATGGAGATTTGTCTTCATATGGCCATAGAACCATAAAAACACCGAATATTGATAAGTTGGCGGAGACCGGTATTAAAATGACCGATTTCTATTCAGCTGCACCAGTATGTTCACCATCAAGGGTGGGATTGTTGACAGGAAGGAGTCCAAATAAAGCAGGTATCTATGATTTTATACCTGGTCCTAAAAAAAGCGAAGATTTACGTCATTTGGTACATTTGCAAAAAGGAGAAGAAACCATACCTGAGCGTTTAAAAACTGTTGGCTATTCAACGGCATTGGCGGGGAAGTGGCACTGTAGTTCACTTTTTAATAATCCCGCTCAACCGCAGCCAGATTATTTTGGATTTGATTATTGGTTCGCTACTCATAACAATGCATCGCCTAGTCATGAAAACCCTAAAAATTTCGTCAGGAATGGGGAGAATGTGGGGCCAATAGAGGGTTTCAGTTGTCAGATTGTAGTGGATGAAGCTATGAGTTGGTTAGACAAAAGAGAAGATGATAATCCATTTTACCTACAAGTAACTTTTCACGAACCGCATGAACCTATTGCATCACCAAAAGATTTGGTTGCGGAATATTTACCATATGCGAACAATGAAGCAGAGGCCCAATTTTTTGCTAATGTGGCCAATGTAGATAAAGCAGTAGGCCGATTATTAAAATACTTAGATGAAAATGGAAAAGATAATACACTGGTCATCTTTACTTCCGATAATGGCCCTGAAACTTTAGCTCGCTATCCTGGTGCTAAAAGGACCTTTGGAAGAACAGGCGGACTAAAAGGTCGAAAACTTTGGACCACCGAAGCCGGTTTTCGTGTTCCTGGAATCGTAAAATGGATTGGCAAGGATACCTATAACGGTACTACGGATGCCGTTGTCTCTACTTTGGACATTCTACCTACCCTTTGTGAATTAACAGGGGCCAAACTACCCGATAATAAAATTGATGGTGAATCTTTTGTTTCCCTTATTAATGAAGGGAAATTTACAAGAAAGAAACCCTTGATATGGGGTTTTTATAATGCTTTAAATGAGCACCAGGTAGCTATGCGTCATGGTGATTATAAAATACTGGCAAGATTAAAGAAGGACGGGGAGTATCTGCCAAATATGAACAATATATACAAAGGCAATGAAGAGCTGATTAAAAGTAGTGAATTGGCAGATTTTGAGCTATATAATTTAAAGGTGGATAACAAAGAGTCATCCAATCTGGTTGTTGATAATCCTATGGTTTTCAATAAAATGAAAGCTTTGCTTAAAACAGAGTATAAAGCTCTTTTAGAAGAAAGTCACATTTGGGACAGTACCGAATAA
- a CDS encoding sulfatase gives MHKYLITIFTLLLMVSNFVVAQQKNVLIICVDDLRPELNSFGASYVHSPNIDSLASVGRAFSRHYVNSPSCGPSRYAFLTGQYGLEYRGASNQSLFKRAEAIEEKNASIAASMPEWFRNNGYTTVSVGKVSHHPGGRGGENWDDQNIPEMPNAWDKHLMPVAEWETPKGAMHGLSFGKVRTANDRDVLETVDANDKSYPDGHIAEEGLKQLGELAKGDKPFFLAIGLIKPHLPFGVPKRYLDRYKNAEIPPALHPGKPEGVTTWHDSGEFMGYNRWGKDPREDKDFALELKKYYAACVSYADKHVGDIIKKLKETGADKNTIIVVWGDHGWHLGEHAIWGKHSLFEESLKSPLIIYDPIMDNKGQMTDAIVESVDVFPTLCEMTTLPIPDFAQGTSLKPIVENADAEGHEAVAFKSHATTIRTNQYRFVQHKGGEVELYDHQTAAAEQVNISEENPEVVKQLKDKMVAKMGKKAFIFATK, from the coding sequence ATGCATAAATACTTAATAACGATTTTTACTTTGCTGTTGATGGTTAGCAACTTTGTTGTCGCTCAGCAAAAAAATGTACTTATTATTTGCGTAGATGACCTTCGTCCGGAACTCAATTCATTCGGGGCAAGTTATGTACACTCCCCTAATATAGATAGCCTAGCATCTGTGGGACGTGCATTTAGTCGTCATTATGTAAATTCTCCCAGTTGTGGACCTTCACGATATGCTTTTCTAACTGGGCAGTATGGGTTGGAATACAGAGGAGCATCCAATCAATCGTTATTCAAAAGAGCGGAGGCAATTGAAGAAAAAAATGCAAGTATAGCTGCTAGTATGCCAGAATGGTTTAGGAACAATGGGTATACTACGGTTTCAGTTGGGAAGGTATCACATCACCCAGGAGGAAGAGGTGGTGAGAATTGGGATGACCAGAACATTCCTGAAATGCCCAATGCCTGGGATAAGCATTTAATGCCCGTTGCTGAATGGGAAACCCCAAAAGGCGCTATGCATGGTTTGTCCTTTGGAAAAGTACGGACGGCCAACGATAGAGATGTGCTGGAGACAGTTGATGCAAACGATAAAAGTTATCCAGATGGACATATAGCTGAAGAAGGGCTGAAACAACTAGGTGAATTGGCAAAAGGCGATAAGCCTTTCTTTTTAGCCATTGGGCTTATAAAGCCACACCTGCCATTCGGGGTTCCAAAACGCTATTTAGACCGCTATAAAAATGCGGAGATTCCACCAGCTTTACATCCTGGAAAGCCTGAAGGAGTCACCACTTGGCATGATTCGGGAGAATTTATGGGCTATAACCGTTGGGGTAAAGACCCTCGCGAGGATAAAGATTTCGCATTAGAGCTTAAAAAGTATTATGCAGCTTGTGTGAGTTATGCCGATAAACATGTAGGTGATATAATTAAGAAACTGAAAGAAACCGGTGCCGATAAAAATACCATCATTGTAGTTTGGGGAGACCATGGTTGGCATTTGGGCGAGCATGCTATTTGGGGAAAGCACAGCCTATTTGAAGAATCGCTTAAATCTCCATTGATTATATATGACCCAATTATGGATAATAAAGGACAGATGACGGATGCCATAGTAGAATCTGTAGATGTATTTCCTACCTTATGTGAAATGACCACATTGCCAATTCCTGATTTTGCACAAGGCACATCTTTAAAACCCATTGTAGAAAATGCCGATGCAGAAGGCCATGAAGCAGTTGCATTTAAATCTCATGCAACAACAATAAGAACCAATCAATACAGATTTGTTCAACATAAGGGCGGTGAAGTTGAATTATATGATCATCAAACAGCTGCAGCGGAACAAGTTAATATTTCAGAAGAAAACCCGGAGGTGGTGAAGCAACTAAAGGATAAAATGGTGGCCAAAATGGGAAAAAAGGCATTTATATTTGCTACTAAATGA